Proteins encoded within one genomic window of Tidjanibacter massiliensis:
- a CDS encoding acyltransferase gives MGAEFVRVDNYVKPSKWHWFKAALWSVVTLRFFIDLFRLLEYYTVNCIVGRQQAVIGKDCKIHPTVMLRQPERIRIGNHCSINHNNVFQAGKRTGTITLGNNVLTAANVMFVAYTHSFDTPDVPIMDQDCYDAPIVVEDDVWIGFGAIILAGVTIGKGAVVAAGAVVKSDVPAYAIVGGVPARVLKMRKTE, from the coding sequence ATGGGAGCGGAGTTTGTCAGGGTCGATAATTACGTTAAACCGTCTAAATGGCATTGGTTCAAGGCGGCATTGTGGAGTGTCGTAACTTTACGCTTTTTTATAGATTTATTCCGGTTGTTGGAGTACTATACGGTCAACTGCATTGTCGGTCGTCAGCAGGCTGTTATCGGCAAAGATTGTAAGATTCATCCTACGGTCATGTTACGGCAGCCGGAAAGGATAAGAATAGGTAATCATTGTTCCATTAACCATAACAATGTTTTTCAGGCGGGGAAAAGGACTGGAACAATAACGCTTGGTAATAATGTTCTGACTGCTGCGAATGTGATGTTTGTGGCTTATACTCATTCATTTGACACCCCGGATGTGCCAATCATGGACCAGGATTGTTATGACGCTCCGATAGTGGTGGAAGATGACGTATGGATTGGATTCGGCGCTATTATATTGGCCGGAGTGACTATCGGAAAGGGCGCAGTGGTCGCAGCCGGGGCGGTTGTCAAGAGCGATGTTCCTGCTTATGCTATTGTCGGTGGCGTTCCGGCCCGGGTGTTGAAAATGCGTAAAACGGAGTGA
- a CDS encoding DegT/DnrJ/EryC1/StrS family aminotransferase, giving the protein MTVRLLPRSRVNYTWKRLVGSLFVREKSVYCKRLKRLLAQYFGVADVVLTSSGRNSLFLLLSYLHHKKVIVPSYTCKAVTEAALMAGKQVVYVEVSLEDFNILPEKLVHLVDDDSIVIATHQYGNPCRIEEICDICRKAGALVIEDCAASLGTVYNGKLTGLFGNYAFFSFDSTKLVTVPSKGGFIIAADAAELHAIEQHVMECRIPGIRFRLKHTVIGMIYLVLRNKIIYRIFHYVTMQRKGKAQLDDKHALNLVPDDYYRYRMAAWQAYMAIPQIEILPELIERRKMMYHYYDEHIRNTRVLRKPVVCSEACCIKYAILVKDKKRFYDACLEKGVDMAFSFSYTVCPRSCEHASDIAAEVLNIPFYWGLREKDMERVVSIINWLAAEIGR; this is encoded by the coding sequence ATGACGGTAAGATTATTGCCTCGTTCCAGAGTAAATTATACCTGGAAACGTCTTGTCGGCAGTCTGTTTGTCCGAGAGAAGAGTGTATACTGCAAACGATTGAAACGCCTGCTTGCGCAATATTTCGGAGTTGCGGATGTGGTGCTCACCTCGTCCGGTCGGAATAGCTTGTTTTTGCTGTTGTCTTATTTGCATCATAAGAAAGTTATCGTTCCTTCCTATACATGCAAAGCAGTAACGGAGGCTGCTTTGATGGCCGGTAAACAGGTAGTGTATGTGGAGGTATCCCTGGAGGATTTTAATATATTGCCGGAGAAATTGGTGCATCTTGTGGATGACGATTCCATTGTAATTGCGACACATCAATATGGCAACCCGTGCAGAATCGAGGAGATATGCGATATCTGCCGGAAGGCTGGGGCGTTAGTGATAGAGGATTGTGCGGCTTCGCTTGGAACGGTTTATAATGGGAAGCTGACAGGATTATTCGGGAATTATGCCTTTTTCAGTTTTGATTCCACAAAGCTTGTGACCGTTCCTTCGAAAGGAGGGTTTATTATAGCCGCCGATGCGGCTGAACTTCATGCTATAGAACAGCATGTAATGGAATGTCGCATTCCAGGCATACGTTTCCGTCTGAAGCATACGGTAATCGGGATGATATATCTTGTGCTCAGGAATAAAATCATATATCGTATATTTCATTATGTGACCATGCAACGAAAGGGGAAGGCCCAACTCGACGATAAGCATGCTTTAAATTTAGTCCCCGATGATTATTATCGTTATCGAATGGCTGCATGGCAGGCTTATATGGCAATCCCGCAAATTGAAATTCTGCCGGAACTTATTGAGAGGCGTAAAATGATGTATCATTATTATGACGAACATATCCGGAATACACGGGTATTGCGCAAACCGGTTGTCTGTTCGGAAGCTTGTTGTATCAAATATGCTATTTTGGTGAAGGACAAAAAACGGTTTTATGATGCGTGTCTCGAAAAAGGCGTTGATATGGCATTTAGTTTCAGTTATACAGTCTGTCCACGTAGTTGTGAACATGCTTCTGATATTGCAGCAGAGGTGTTGAATATTCCGTTTTATTGGGGACTTAGGGAAAAGGATATGGAACGGGTAGTGTCCATAATCAATTGGCTTGCTGCGGAGATTGGACGTTAG
- a CDS encoding glycosyltransferase family protein, whose amino-acid sequence MRKKDILSFYDKVKKLAVSSLEKERYEDAVAYTNAAAEIAYRFNWMYRDDELEDILIKVSNRLVCRNESYVAVGGRCVMYVAALLDNRGIIQQYLRALMFYADKLLVIVERPYGDEGRDTVRELKACEKAELYILPEELSLKARSQLLYDKIVSFQPERLFMHLWPWSGFAVSVFNVLPSEIIRYQINLTDHAFWLGCSCSDYVFEFRPYGCTVSEERRGIAREKLLLQPYYPIKNRWPFAGFPENTAGKTVLFSGGGLYKIYGAGGKYFEIVKNILDLYPDVVLLYAGTGDTAPFERFIKENNFCNRIFLLGFRKDITAIFEHCDIYLNTYPASGGLMCQYAAMAAKPVLAYNREEDRARFIEEVVCVNRPYKITYTDAVSLVEEAGRLIEDASYRKRRGEELHDAVVTPEQFGSDLKKILTCNTSLRNYERVDIDYDAFCEGYIDRENHYTDTFKRFVIRKFKFRTAWLFPRVFRWFVGYVLSGRLLAYLVRSRKG is encoded by the coding sequence GTGAGAAAAAAAGATATCTTATCGTTTTACGACAAAGTAAAAAAACTTGCTGTAAGTTCGTTGGAGAAGGAACGTTACGAAGATGCCGTGGCCTATACGAATGCAGCAGCGGAAATTGCTTACCGTTTTAACTGGATGTACCGGGATGACGAGCTGGAAGACATTCTTATAAAGGTGTCCAATCGACTTGTCTGTCGGAATGAATCGTATGTTGCTGTTGGGGGACGTTGTGTCATGTATGTGGCGGCGCTTTTGGATAACAGAGGAATTATACAGCAATATCTGAGAGCTTTGATGTTTTATGCCGATAAGTTACTCGTGATAGTTGAGCGGCCATATGGAGATGAAGGGAGGGATACCGTCCGTGAACTGAAGGCTTGTGAGAAAGCGGAGTTATATATCCTTCCGGAGGAATTGTCTTTGAAAGCCCGGTCACAGTTATTGTACGATAAAATAGTATCATTTCAACCGGAGCGCCTTTTTATGCATTTATGGCCGTGGTCCGGTTTTGCCGTAAGTGTATTCAATGTATTGCCGTCCGAAATTATCAGGTATCAAATCAATTTGACCGACCATGCGTTTTGGCTGGGGTGCAGTTGCTCGGATTATGTCTTTGAATTTAGACCGTATGGATGTACGGTCTCGGAAGAACGCAGGGGGATAGCCCGGGAAAAATTGTTGTTGCAACCTTATTATCCGATAAAGAATCGCTGGCCGTTCGCTGGTTTCCCGGAAAATACTGCCGGGAAGACAGTCCTGTTTTCTGGAGGAGGACTATATAAGATTTATGGCGCGGGTGGGAAATATTTCGAAATTGTAAAGAACATTCTTGATTTATACCCCGATGTTGTTTTGCTATATGCCGGTACGGGAGATACCGCTCCGTTTGAAAGGTTCATTAAGGAAAATAATTTTTGTAACAGGATATTTTTGTTAGGGTTCAGAAAGGATATAACAGCTATCTTTGAACATTGCGATATATACCTTAATACGTATCCGGCTTCCGGAGGCTTGATGTGTCAATATGCAGCCATGGCGGCAAAGCCCGTATTGGCTTATAATCGGGAGGAGGATAGGGCGAGGTTTATCGAGGAGGTCGTGTGTGTGAATCGGCCTTATAAAATAACCTATACCGATGCAGTTAGTTTGGTTGAAGAGGCAGGCCGATTGATAGAAGATGCATCATACCGGAAACGGCGGGGGGAAGAGTTGCATGATGCAGTCGTTACCCCGGAACAATTTGGAAGCGATTTGAAGAAGATATTGACTTGTAATACGAGTCTGAGGAATTATGAAAGGGTAGACATAGATTATGATGCTTTTTGCGAAGGATATATAGATAGAGAGAACCATTATACGGATACGTTCAAACGATTCGTAATAAGAAAGTTTAAGTTTCGTACTGCATGGCTTTTCCCGCGAGTATTCCGATGGTTTGTAGGATATGTCCTCAGTGGCCGTTTATTGGCGTATCTGGTGCGCAGTAGAAAAGGATGA
- a CDS encoding glycosyltransferase, with the protein MKRKLNILFRALNGCCLRIKAWFDIRLRKTICRTEATYVPDLVVSLTSYGARVKRCAPYAVYSVLKQDVRPYKVILWLDETKWSMNNVPKLMKRLIRSGLEIRFCHDVKSHTKLLPALKAYPDKVIVTVDDDLYYSRNFLTTLYEAYQTDKKSIHALKVQYPTYGPDGILEPHRKWMLSYMIRDNFPYDARKIMALGYGGVLYPPGAFDEEVFNEKVFMRLCPYADDIWFFAMALKKGTLRKYVLGKNVSYYAVDFFYQYFHTSALHDINIAQDRNSSQMTDVLRYYGLTV; encoded by the coding sequence ATGAAACGTAAGTTAAATATACTTTTCCGAGCTCTCAATGGATGCTGTCTGCGGATAAAAGCATGGTTTGACATCCGATTGAGAAAAACTATATGCCGTACGGAGGCCACATATGTTCCGGATTTGGTTGTCTCCTTAACCAGCTATGGAGCACGGGTAAAAAGGTGTGCTCCCTATGCTGTTTATTCTGTTCTGAAGCAAGATGTCCGGCCTTATAAAGTTATTTTATGGTTGGATGAAACCAAGTGGAGTATGAATAATGTTCCGAAACTTATGAAAAGACTCATAAGGTCGGGTTTAGAAATACGATTCTGCCATGATGTGAAGTCGCATACCAAATTGTTACCGGCTTTGAAGGCTTATCCAGATAAGGTTATCGTTACGGTGGACGATGATTTGTATTATTCCAGAAACTTCTTAACGACGCTTTATGAAGCGTATCAGACGGATAAAAAATCAATACATGCTTTGAAAGTGCAGTATCCTACGTATGGGCCAGACGGAATATTGGAACCTCATAGAAAATGGATGTTGTCCTATATGATACGGGATAATTTTCCGTATGATGCCCGGAAAATCATGGCTTTAGGATATGGAGGGGTGTTGTATCCGCCTGGAGCGTTTGACGAGGAGGTGTTTAATGAGAAAGTTTTCATGAGGTTATGTCCGTATGCGGACGACATATGGTTTTTTGCTATGGCATTGAAAAAAGGAACATTACGCAAGTATGTGTTGGGAAAAAATGTGTCGTATTATGCGGTAGATTTTTTCTATCAATATTTTCATACTTCAGCGTTACATGATATCAATATTGCACAGGACCGGAATAGTTCTCAGATGACTGATGTTTTGAGATATTATGGTCTTACCGTATAG
- a CDS encoding glycosyltransferase family 2 protein: MDVSIIIVNYNTKELTAACINSIFQYTEGVEFEVILVDNASTDGSREFFRKDTRIILIESEINLGFGRANNLGYEYSHGKYVFLLNSDTYLLNNAVKIFYDRMSVLPQTVACLGCMLSGPDGRYSHSYGDYLRWRNAWQSVLVSAFGRDDSVIRSTDLPIEGTTVPVIIGADLFIRRKVIEQEGFFDPIFFMYHEENDLQKRYGLAGYECRIVPGPEIVHLEGGSNPYKINILSTKGNFLFIKKWYSYPQYLSYRVVYALTHFPKIFIRQIPWEQRVLYLRILLFYRVRGGKNE, translated from the coding sequence ATGGATGTTTCGATAATTATAGTTAATTACAATACGAAAGAATTGACGGCCGCATGTATTAACAGTATTTTCCAATATACTGAAGGCGTTGAATTCGAGGTAATTCTAGTGGATAATGCATCGACGGATGGTAGCAGGGAGTTTTTCAGAAAGGATACACGAATTATATTGATAGAGAGTGAGATTAATCTGGGGTTTGGTAGAGCCAATAATCTGGGGTATGAATATTCCCATGGGAAGTATGTCTTTTTGTTGAATTCCGATACTTACCTCTTGAATAATGCGGTGAAGATTTTCTATGACAGGATGTCTGTGCTGCCGCAGACGGTTGCTTGTCTAGGTTGTATGTTGTCGGGGCCGGATGGAAGATACAGCCATTCTTATGGGGACTATTTACGGTGGAGAAATGCATGGCAAAGTGTCTTAGTATCTGCGTTCGGTAGGGATGATTCTGTTATTCGGTCAACGGATTTGCCGATTGAGGGTACCACAGTGCCTGTAATCATAGGTGCTGATTTATTTATCCGGCGCAAGGTAATCGAGCAAGAGGGATTTTTTGACCCGATTTTTTTCATGTATCATGAGGAAAATGATTTACAGAAACGTTATGGATTGGCTGGCTACGAATGCCGTATTGTACCGGGGCCGGAAATAGTACATTTGGAGGGAGGCAGTAATCCGTATAAAATCAATATTCTTTCCACGAAGGGAAATTTTCTGTTTATTAAAAAATGGTATAGCTATCCGCAATACTTGTCGTATCGGGTGGTATATGCTTTAACGCATTTTCCGAAAATCTTTATTAGGCAAATACCTTGGGAACAACGTGTATTGTATTTGAGGATATTATTGTTTTATCGGGTTCGTGGTGGTAAAAACGAATAA
- a CDS encoding CapA family protein, whose amino-acid sequence MIGIVGDVNLTDGYFDTGFGVGSAVAAGADPFAGINRKEGDIWIGNFEGVTARVSSKKGIYGKQFIVSPEYLAGITHFDFYNIANNHTMQHGRVAFDEMLGHLTSFGSCYFGTCKRRSVEFVYKGKRFAITGFSQRKENFEKNPLYWYNPEYVEIEAELAKYAHLDFKIAYVHWGNEFIDRPYVDQIHFAHFLIDIGYDLVVGMHPHLLQGYEIYQGKYIFYSIGNFVFNMHWEPLRYAAIVKLDVEEEKIVTDVDYVYIGDDYFPIIIAEEDVPAAYRFSYLNTLIGHHMSNEEYYSLLRERVRRYRKDNRMIILKNITKFKFSYVCAIVKDFAKRGIRCRRV is encoded by the coding sequence ATGATAGGGATTGTTGGAGATGTAAATCTTACGGATGGGTATTTTGATACCGGGTTTGGTGTCGGCAGTGCGGTTGCTGCAGGAGCGGATCCTTTTGCCGGTATCAATCGAAAAGAAGGCGATATATGGATAGGTAATTTCGAGGGGGTTACCGCACGTGTTTCCTCAAAAAAGGGAATATATGGTAAGCAGTTCATTGTTTCTCCGGAATATCTTGCGGGGATTACGCATTTTGATTTTTATAATATAGCCAATAATCATACGATGCAACACGGGCGTGTAGCATTTGACGAAATGCTTGGGCATTTGACATCGTTTGGCAGTTGTTATTTCGGTACATGTAAGCGACGTAGTGTTGAGTTTGTATATAAGGGAAAAAGGTTTGCTATAACGGGTTTCTCTCAACGTAAAGAAAATTTTGAGAAGAATCCTTTATATTGGTATAATCCTGAATATGTAGAGATAGAGGCCGAACTGGCGAAATATGCTCATTTGGATTTCAAGATTGCGTATGTGCATTGGGGTAATGAGTTTATTGACCGTCCGTATGTGGACCAGATACATTTTGCTCATTTCCTGATTGATATCGGATATGATTTGGTAGTGGGGATGCATCCGCATTTATTGCAAGGATATGAAATTTATCAAGGAAAATACATCTTTTATTCGATAGGGAATTTTGTATTCAATATGCACTGGGAACCATTACGTTATGCCGCTATTGTGAAGTTGGATGTGGAGGAGGAGAAAATTGTTACCGATGTTGATTATGTGTACATAGGCGATGATTATTTTCCAATAATTATAGCGGAGGAAGACGTACCGGCAGCATATCGATTCTCTTATCTCAATACATTGATAGGGCATCATATGAGTAATGAGGAGTATTACTCATTACTGCGTGAACGAGTTCGGCGTTATCGGAAAGATAATCGTATGATTATTTTAAAGAATATAACTAAATTCAAATTTTCTTATGTTTGTGCGATTGTAAAGGATTTTGCAAAACGGGGTATACGATGCAGAAGAGTATGA
- a CDS encoding glycosyltransferase family 2 protein → MSDLVSIITPAYNAANYIADMIESVLAQTYTEWELLITDDCSTDNTVDIVRSYAAQDTRIKLFRLEANSGAGVARNNSIREARGRYIAFCDSDDLWKPCKLERQIAFMSEKGYKFVYTKSDVIDTAGNVIAINERVPRVSYRSTMIVNYIGTTTVMYDTEGIGKFYMQNVRKRQDWLLWIDILRVTRYAYCLPERLSSWRSGNEGSLSSDKSSLFRYHLMIYRDYLGFPAPVAFLMCYGVSLPCFMVKKIRHRLINYLYSHGGRYQ, encoded by the coding sequence ATGTCTGATTTAGTTTCAATCATTACGCCTGCTTATAATGCCGCAAATTATATTGCGGATATGATAGAGTCGGTCTTGGCTCAGACTTATACGGAGTGGGAACTGTTGATAACGGACGATTGTTCTACTGATAACACGGTGGATATTGTGAGGAGTTATGCGGCACAAGATACTCGGATTAAGTTGTTTAGATTAGAGGCGAATTCCGGTGCAGGGGTAGCGCGGAACAATTCCATTCGGGAGGCGCGTGGACGTTATATTGCATTTTGCGACAGCGATGACCTATGGAAACCCTGTAAGTTGGAACGGCAGATAGCTTTCATGTCGGAAAAGGGATATAAGTTCGTTTATACCAAGTCCGATGTGATAGATACGGCAGGGAATGTCATTGCGATTAACGAACGTGTTCCCCGTGTTTCCTATCGCAGTACGATGATAGTGAATTATATTGGAACGACGACTGTAATGTATGATACGGAAGGTATTGGAAAATTTTATATGCAGAATGTCCGAAAACGTCAAGACTGGCTTTTGTGGATAGATATTTTGAGGGTTACTCGTTATGCGTATTGCCTTCCTGAACGGTTGAGCTCATGGCGTTCCGGGAATGAGGGCTCGCTTTCTTCCGATAAGTCTTCGTTGTTTAGATATCATTTGATGATATATCGGGACTATCTGGGGTTTCCGGCACCGGTGGCTTTTCTGATGTGTTACGGAGTCTCGCTGCCGTGTTTTATGGTCAAGAAAATTAGGCACAGGTTGATTAATTATTTGTATAGTCATGGGGGGCGGTATCAATAA
- a CDS encoding phenylacetate--CoA ligase family protein — protein MLRKLIYEAGARMRNPSLMEQFDFLKKSDRWERAQLDYYQLEKMKSFLKFAYLYSPFYRTMFKEIGFVPSQMTSLKEMKALPITDKSVLIQHNREIQSIYPFDKLRRSETSGSSGQPLLFYRDEEWDSGHRAAVMRGMSWYGVMPWERNGYLWGYNVDKRKRFNTRILDELCNRFRMFSYAPVDIERFCHRLKKASYLSGYSSMIYEVAKYINEHGVTMSDYHLKMIKATSEKIYPNYRQEVWQAFGLDCTSEYGAAEAGIIAFECPEGKNMHICMENVYVEDEEGEIIVTNMLSRSFPIIRYRLGDYVTFADAGYECPCGRQHPVIVDVCGRVGKNVIGKTGKYPSLTFYYVFKNVALNDGCVLNYQARQEEVGKVIINIEQPLTYAEKMTPLVRRELEKYFKDDIEFTIRWGVKLHTHKEKLKDFITTID, from the coding sequence ATGTTGAGAAAACTGATATATGAGGCGGGAGCAAGAATGAGGAATCCATCGTTGATGGAACAATTCGATTTTTTGAAGAAAAGCGACCGTTGGGAAAGGGCCCAACTGGACTATTATCAGTTGGAGAAAATGAAAAGTTTTCTGAAGTTTGCTTATCTCTATTCTCCTTTTTATCGGACGATGTTCAAAGAGATTGGATTCGTTCCATCGCAAATGACGAGTCTGAAAGAGATGAAAGCGCTTCCGATAACGGATAAGTCCGTTCTGATTCAGCATAACCGGGAAATACAATCGATTTATCCTTTCGATAAGTTGCGGCGTTCCGAGACGTCGGGTTCTTCCGGTCAGCCGTTATTGTTTTATCGCGATGAAGAGTGGGATTCGGGGCATCGCGCTGCGGTTATGCGAGGGATGAGTTGGTATGGTGTCATGCCGTGGGAGAGGAACGGTTATCTGTGGGGTTATAATGTCGATAAGAGAAAGAGATTCAACACGAGAATCCTCGATGAATTGTGCAATAGGTTCCGTATGTTTTCGTATGCTCCTGTCGATATTGAACGGTTTTGTCACAGACTGAAGAAGGCATCGTATCTAAGTGGGTATTCGTCCATGATTTATGAGGTGGCTAAATATATTAACGAGCATGGAGTCACGATGTCTGATTATCATCTAAAGATGATAAAGGCTACATCGGAAAAGATATATCCGAATTATCGGCAGGAGGTTTGGCAGGCTTTTGGTTTGGATTGCACGAGTGAGTACGGAGCTGCAGAAGCGGGTATTATTGCGTTTGAATGTCCTGAAGGCAAGAACATGCATATTTGCATGGAGAACGTGTATGTCGAGGATGAAGAAGGAGAAATCATCGTAACCAATATGTTGTCTCGTTCTTTCCCTATTATTAGGTATAGATTGGGGGATTATGTTACTTTTGCGGATGCGGGATATGAGTGCCCTTGCGGAAGGCAGCATCCGGTTATTGTGGATGTCTGTGGACGGGTCGGGAAAAATGTCATCGGAAAGACGGGGAAATATCCGAGTCTGACATTCTATTATGTGTTTAAAAATGTAGCGTTGAATGATGGGTGTGTATTGAACTATCAAGCGCGGCAGGAGGAGGTTGGGAAAGTGATTATCAATATCGAACAACCTTTGACTTATGCCGAGAAGATGACTCCCCTTGTTCGTAGAGAACTGGAAAAGTACTTTAAAGATGACATCGAGTTTACGATTCGTTGGGGTGTAAAGTTGCACACGCATAAGGAGAAACTGAAAGATTTTATTACGACAATCGATTGA
- a CDS encoding carboxylate--amine ligase: MRVLLTDAQDVQSITVARALKREGCVVYGFMTSRISYGYFSHAFWKRIICPDVKTDSEGFRLELMSFLATHQIDVIIPLSDGSAAFVSKNKTELEKQFGVKCAVPDYEIFCTAHNKGRLMDICRQYDIPHPRTFTISADMFEEAVAYVGFPALIKPDISEGARGIVYVESAEQVRAKVGAVIKEFGSCTLQQYIRHTGVYYNVMLYRGAAGECLGQTVIRILRYFPLKGGTSCYCESVEEPELVAMCFSLLDRIGWVGFADFDIMQEADTGTYKIIEINPRTPASIKAAYVSGVDFPSVILRDTLGLPVPEYRYESGKILRYMGLDVMWFLFSPERFRFRPSWFRFFGKNIFYEDGYWNDPLPMLAGCVAGVIKYLNPRFRRSKLC; the protein is encoded by the coding sequence ATGAGAGTATTGTTGACGGATGCACAGGATGTGCAGAGTATAACAGTTGCCCGGGCGCTGAAACGAGAGGGATGTGTGGTGTATGGTTTTATGACATCGCGTATCTCCTATGGTTACTTCTCGCATGCATTTTGGAAACGTATTATTTGTCCGGATGTGAAAACTGATTCGGAAGGATTCCGGTTGGAATTGATGAGTTTTCTTGCGACCCATCAGATAGATGTCATCATCCCGTTGAGTGACGGTAGTGCGGCTTTTGTCAGTAAAAATAAAACTGAACTGGAAAAACAATTCGGCGTGAAATGTGCGGTGCCGGATTATGAGATATTTTGTACGGCTCATAATAAGGGACGGTTAATGGATATTTGTCGACAATACGATATACCTCATCCTCGCACTTTCACTATTTCCGCTGATATGTTTGAGGAGGCTGTGGCATATGTTGGTTTCCCGGCTTTGATTAAACCGGATATTTCCGAAGGAGCCCGCGGTATTGTTTATGTTGAATCTGCGGAACAGGTACGGGCGAAGGTTGGTGCGGTGATAAAGGAATTTGGTAGCTGTACGTTGCAGCAATATATCCGGCATACCGGAGTATATTACAATGTCATGCTTTACAGAGGGGCTGCAGGAGAGTGTCTGGGGCAGACTGTTATTCGAATTCTCAGGTATTTCCCGTTAAAGGGCGGAACGAGTTGTTATTGTGAGAGCGTAGAGGAACCGGAACTTGTAGCGATGTGTTTCAGTCTGCTTGATAGGATAGGATGGGTGGGATTTGCAGATTTCGATATTATGCAGGAGGCGGATACGGGAACATATAAAATCATTGAAATCAACCCGCGGACGCCGGCGAGTATAAAAGCGGCCTATGTGTCAGGAGTGGATTTCCCTTCGGTGATACTTCGCGATACGTTGGGCCTTCCTGTTCCGGAGTATCGGTATGAATCGGGAAAGATATTGCGTTATATGGGACTGGATGTCATGTGGTTTCTGTTTTCTCCCGAGCGTTTTCGTTTCCGTCCGTCTTGGTTCAGATTTTTTGGGAAAAATATTTTTTATGAGGATGGCTATTGGAATGACCCGCTGCCTATGTTAGCCGGTTGTGTGGCTGGAGTTATCAAATATTTGAATCCTCGGTTCCGTCGGTCAAAACTGTGTTGA
- a CDS encoding polysaccharide deacetylase family protein, whose amino-acid sequence MNVLTFDIEDWYNHDDYSHDLQWDKFEVRIYEGVDKILSALDEQKQKATFFCLGWIAEHHPNIIVRITAAGHHLGCHSYQHELASGMTRQEFRNDTYRAKCLIEDVAGQPVDAFRVPSFSVTKTNTWVFDVLTELGFKYDSSVFLSKHEFGGFPCLEVDGPFVITGPKGALKEFPINMAEICGRRIAFSGGGYFRVMPYGLLNCWMRSSYVMAYFHPSDFDPGQPQMKHLPLIRQFKNRVALRGNYGKFKRFIHDFDFVDLRQADSLIDWHGTKELNIEGL is encoded by the coding sequence ATGAATGTATTGACATTTGATATTGAAGACTGGTATAATCATGACGATTATTCGCATGATTTGCAGTGGGACAAGTTTGAAGTTCGTATTTATGAAGGTGTCGATAAAATATTGAGCGCATTGGATGAACAGAAGCAGAAAGCTACGTTTTTTTGTCTTGGTTGGATAGCTGAACATCATCCTAATATAATTGTCCGAATTACGGCGGCAGGGCATCATTTGGGATGCCACTCTTATCAGCATGAACTTGCAAGCGGAATGACACGTCAGGAGTTTCGGAATGATACCTATCGTGCCAAATGTCTTATTGAAGATGTTGCAGGACAGCCGGTGGACGCATTTCGAGTACCATCGTTTTCAGTGACAAAAACGAATACATGGGTATTTGATGTATTGACAGAACTTGGTTTTAAATATGATTCTTCTGTATTTTTGTCGAAACATGAGTTCGGTGGGTTCCCTTGTTTGGAGGTGGATGGACCGTTTGTTATTACCGGGCCGAAAGGGGCATTGAAAGAATTTCCAATCAATATGGCGGAAATATGCGGTAGACGGATTGCTTTTTCCGGAGGCGGATACTTTCGGGTGATGCCTTACGGTTTGTTGAACTGTTGGATGCGCAGTTCTTATGTGATGGCATATTTCCATCCGAGCGATTTTGACCCAGGACAACCACAAATGAAACATTTACCATTGATACGACAGTTTAAAAATAGGGTGGCGTTGCGTGGTAACTATGGTAAGTTTAAACGATTTATTCATGATTTCGACTTTGTCGATTTGCGACAGGCAGATAGTTTAATCGATTGGCATGGGACTAAGGAGTTGAATATAGAGGGCTTGTAA